A segment of the Cytophagia bacterium CHB2 genome:
CCCGGTTTGATCAAAAACAACTTCACGCGTGAGGCTGAAACGGCCATCGCGAGCGAATTCATTGATCGTCGTGTCTGCCACCAACGTGTTATTCAAAAACAACCCGGCGGTGAATGCTTGTGTGACCGGCGCGAGTGAGTCGCCGAAAACTGCGGTTACGGCAACACGCTGATTGCGTTTAATCACCGGTTGATTGCGCGTCAACGCTTGCACGAACAAATCGGGCAATCGCTTGAGCACGCTGATTGGGACGATCACGCTCGAGGTCAAGCCGGCATTAGCAACTTGTTCCTGGGCAATGAACGTGACGCTGTATTGCCCGGCGCTGCCCAACGGCGGCCGCCACGAAAAATCGCCGCGCCCCTCGCCGCGATCGACAAAGCTTGCACCGTTAGGCAAATTTTGCGCGGCCAGGGTAAAGGTACTGTCTTCCGGATCACGCGCCACCAGCGTGAACGTGAGCAACTCTTCTTCGAAAACCGTCAGGACGCCGAGAGAATCAAATACCGGCGCATCGTTTACCGGCGTGACAATGACGATAACGCGCAAGGTGTCGCTGAAAAATCCATCAGAAGCGATAACCGTGAACGACGAATCACGGTCGCCTTCACGCGGTGTGCCGCGCACGGTGTCATTGGAGGCGGAGAGCCAGTGCGGCAGATTCAAGAAACGAAAGGTGGGTGAGCCGCCGTCCGGATCATCTGCCGTGGCGATATAGGTCGCTTGAATATCCTCGGTTGCGCGCAGCGTATCCGCAGAAGTAATCACGGGACCGGAATTGGAACCGCAGCCGCGCAACTGCACAATCACCAGGGGATTGGCCGGGTCCGTCGAACGAATTTGCAGGCTATCAACGAAATCGCCGAGACGATCGGGACGAAAGGCAATGGCAACGCGGATGGCGGTGCGCGGCGGGATGCGAAGGCCGGTCATGTTGACCAGCGGCACGAATTGGCTCGTCGAGGTCGATCCGCTCAAAATGTCCAGCGCAAAATTGCCGTGGTTTTCAATCACCAGCTCGCGAATCGCAGTCGCGCCCGGCGGCACACAGCCGAAATCTAGCGAGTCATTCGGCAAGAAAATGGCGGGCTGAACGCCGCGGCCTTGCAGAATGATGGCGCAGGTTTCATTGGCATTGAGGTGATCGTTCAGACGAATGAGCAGAACAGCGCTGTAACTCACGGTGTCCGTCGGCGCAAATTCGAGGCGAACCGGAACGTTCTCGCCCGCCGGCAGCGAACCGCTCGCGGGCAAAATGCGAAAATGAATACTGTCGCTGAGCGTGGTGCTGAATAAAAAATCCAGCGAGGTGTCATTCGGCAGAAAAAAACCACGCAAACCGGTGCTGCCCACCGCCACCTCGCCAAAATTGATGGTAGCAACATCGTTACCAAGCGAATCGACCAGGCCGCACGGCGTGAGGCGCTGGCCGCCATTGCGATAAATAACAAGTTGATTGTCGAGATAATTCGAAATGGCGAGATCATTGTCGCCATCGCGATCAACATCGAAGTAAGCAATCGCTTTCGCGCTGCGTACCGAATCAATATCGGCGAGCGACAAGGGATTCAGCAGCGCATTATCGCTATTGCGCAGCCAGGTGAGGCGATTATCCCAGAAGCGCGTCATAAAAATATCGAGATCACGGTCGGGCTGAAAAGGCGAGTTGGGCGTTACCGCGTCAATCGAATCAACGTCACACAACACAAACGATTGGCCGCGGCCGTCGAGCGTCAGGCTTTGTGTGGTATTGAACGTGTTTGCTCCGGCATTCCACGAGATCACGGAAAGCTGGGACGTGCCGGCGGCATTGCTCTCAGAAATTTTTCCAAGAAAAGGCAAATCAGAGCCGAGTACCACTAGCTCGCGGCGGCCATCGCCAACCAGATTTGCGCCGCGTCCGGCAATGTCGCCGGTTTTCAAATCAACCGGCGTGAGCGCAAGCGTGATAGCGCCCGCTTGCTCAAAAACGCCGGAGGCCTGGTTGCGAAAAATCGAGAGCGTGCGGTTGCCGCTATTTGCCACGACGAGATCAAGGTCGCTGTCGCCGTCAAAATCCCAGGCGGTGAGTTTGTTGGGCGAAGCGCCGACTTGCAAACGCTGGGCTTCAATGAAGAAACCCAGGCTGTCGTTGCGCAAAATGGCAAGCTGATCGATGCCGCTCATGGCCACGGCCAGATCGAGATCGCCGTCGCCGTCAAAATCGTGCGCAATTAAATCGCTGGGATGTTCGCCGGTGTCAAACACGCGCGGCGTGCTGAAGCCCAATGCGCCGTCGCCGGTAAACAGTTGCACGGTGTTGCTGTTGAAATTCGCCACCGCCAAATCCATATTGCCGTCGCTGTTGAAATCCGCGGCCACCGCGCTCACCGGCGTGGCTTGCGTTGCGAGGGTGGTCGAGAGAGTTACAAGCACGGCGCCGGAGGTTGCGCGAAACGTGTTGCGCAAGACCGTAATCTGATTCGAGCCGCGATGAACGACAGCCAGATCGATGAAACTGTCGTTATCAAAATCCGCGGGAATGATTTGCGTCGGCTCCTGGCTGTTATTGGAATTGAGATCGATCACCACAGGCGTGAAATTCGCCGTGCCAAAGGGATTTGCGATGGTGAAGCGCCACACCAGCGGTTGCGCCAATTCCGCGCCGGCGAGGCTGCGCACAGAATTTTTGAGAACAACCGTAATCTCTTCGCTCTCAATAAAACTCTGAAACGGCGCGAGTGACAGCGTGCTGGTCGAGGAATCGTAATTGAGCGAGCCTTGATATTCGCCGCGAAAACTGCCCCAGACGCGCAGCGGCCGTGAGCCGAGGGTGTTTTCATCAAGCGCTTGATCAAAGGTGACACGCACCGCGGCATTGGTCGCCGCATGCAAATCATCAGCGCGCGGCGTGATTGACACCACGCGCAATTGCGCCCACGCGGGCGCGGCCACAAAAGTCAGAATGATTGCAAAAATAAATGCCCGCGGAAAGAAACGGCTCAACGCTGAAGAAAGGATTGGTGGCGCGGTTTCATTGCGGCAAAACTCTTCTTTAATTAGAGACGATATTTTCATTCGATGCTTCCCTGCAACTGCTGGAGCTGTGATTGCAATTTTTGAACTTCGTTCTTCCGCCCCAACGCTTGTTCGGCAATGAGAAGATTTTGCAAAGCTTCAATGTCGTTCGGATGGCTTTGCACCAGCCTGGTATACCATTTCGACATGGTGGCGTAATCGCCGAGCTGCCAGGCGCAATCGCCCAGGTAGCGCAGCACATCTTTATTATCGCGGCCCAGACGCGCCGCGTCTTCGAATTGCAGCGCGGCATTGCGAAAATCGCCGCGGCGATAATAATGTGCGCCCAGCGCGGCAAAATCTTCCATGCTCAAAGAAACCGAAAGCAAGCGTTTGAGCGCATTTTCCGCTGCCAGATTCAGCGAGTCGCTCGCATTCGCGCTCGCCATGCGTTCGAGCGACAAGGCGCGGCAGCGCAGCGCGGAAAGATCGTTGCGCAGCAGCCGCAATGCCTCCTCGCTGGCGGCGATGGCCTGTTCATAAAGCCCGCGATCAAAATAAATGCGCAACAAGGCGTGGCGCGAGTCGAGATCATCCGGATCGAGCCGGCAGGCTTGCTCAAACACCGCTTGCGCCGCCGTGGTTTGCTGATGCGACAGCAACGCGGCGCCGAGCACGGGATAAGCGGCATGGCGTTCCGGCAGAATGAGCGTCGCATGCTGCAGGGCCGTGACGGCCTCCGGCGGCTGTTCGAGCAACAGGGCGCGCACGCCCTCATTGTAAGTTTCGCGCCAATACTTTTCTTTCAGTTGCAGCGCGGACTCCCGCAAACGGCCGCCATGTTTCTCAGCCGCGGCGAGAGCCTCGATCATCTCTGCAAATTTTTTCTGCGCGCCGAATAATTCCGCCAATTGATACTGCGCGCGGCCATCATCTGGATGCTGCGCAAGATGCTGCACCAACACAGTTTCGGCTTTCCCGGGCTGGCCGTTTCGCTCAAAATATTCCGCTTGTTTGAGCAATTGATTTTGACAGGCGCCCAAGCCGAGTGCCGCAGCAATAGCCAGGGCAGAGGTGATTTTGGTCATTTTTGAGGCAGGATGTTCGATGTTGATACGATTTTGAGCCATTACAATATTGTCGT
Coding sequences within it:
- a CDS encoding tetratricopeptide repeat protein gives rise to the protein MAQNRINIEHPASKMTKITSALAIAAALGLGACQNQLLKQAEYFERNGQPGKAETVLVQHLAQHPDDGRAQYQLAELFGAQKKFAEMIEALAAAEKHGGRLRESALQLKEKYWRETYNEGVRALLLEQPPEAVTALQHATLILPERHAAYPVLGAALLSHQQTTAAQAVFEQACRLDPDDLDSRHALLRIYFDRGLYEQAIAASEEALRLLRNDLSALRCRALSLERMASANASDSLNLAAENALKRLLSVSLSMEDFAALGAHYYRRGDFRNAALQFEDAARLGRDNKDVLRYLGDCAWQLGDYATMSKWYTRLVQSHPNDIEALQNLLIAEQALGRKNEVQKLQSQLQQLQGSIE